The DNA segment TTCGCCATATCGCACCTCCCACTTACATTGTATATTTCATACTCTGCCCGTGGAATGTTGGTATATGCACCTTTCTTAAAGTTTATATTTCACATTTTGTTTCTTTTATTCTTCGAGCAAAAGAATTATAATGTACCCTGTGGAGGTGTACTATGGACTACATGACGTTGAAAGAGGCAGGCGAGAAATGGGGTGTGCCCCCACGATGGATAAACTACTATTGTGCTGCGGGACGCATCCCCGGCGCTGTAAAGATGGCGACGATCTGGCTCATTCCCAAAACTGCGGAAAAGCCGATTGACAGGCGTACAAAGAAAGGAAAGGCGGTTACTGAATAGTATAATGAAACCGGCGCATTTTGGATATGGTTTTGAAGAGAGAGAAAGCATGGTATTTTGTCACGGAAAAACTATAAGATGATAGATGGCA comes from the Erysipelotrichaceae bacterium 66202529 genome and includes:
- a CDS encoding DNA-binding protein, encoding MDYMTLKEAGEKWGVPPRWINYYCAAGRIPGAVKMATIWLIPKTAEKPIDRRTKKGKAVTE